The following are from one region of the Fusarium verticillioides 7600 chromosome 1, whole genome shotgun sequence genome:
- a CDS encoding triacylglycerol lipase, translated as MSNQPPYPLHESVIDRIDPEYAAFYNKHIIDKQQVHLQPVEASRSSGILIPGSGPIQPVASIVDHAIKRKESEGPDVKVRCFTPHGDKPENGWPVCIYYHGGGWVLGTIDTENVIASHLCARGKCVVVAVDYRLAPEDPFPAAVHDSWEAVLWVTGDGRDILGLDISKLATGGSSAGANLAAIMCQRAADRGSPKFSLQLLSVPVMDNTADTTNNVSWKENQYSPALPAPKMLWYRHHYLPNKEDWAHPEASPIFWKGDFSRLPPACFVVGELDVLRSEGEQFAKKLEDAGVKAELNVMKGQPHPFIAMDAVLEAGSRAIALFCDALYKTMYEKW; from the exons ATGAGCAATCAACCACCTTATCCCCTGCACGAGTCGGTCATTGACAGGATTGATCCCGAATATGCAGCGTTCTATAACAAGCACATCATCGATAAACAACAAGTGCACCTCCAACCGGTAGAGGCCTCACGAAGCAGCGGTATCCTCATCCCCGGCAGTGGTCCTATACAACCGGTCGCCAGCATAGTCGACCACGCCATCAAACGCAAAGAGAGCGAAGGGCCTGACGTCAAGGTTCGGTGCTTCACTCCACATGGCGACAAACCAGAGAATGGATGGCCTGTGTGTATTTACTACCACGGTGGCGGTTGGGTTCTCGGCACAATAGACACTGAGAATGTCATCGCGTCGCATCTTTGCGCGAGGGGCAAATGCGTCGTCGTGGCGGTGGATTACAGATTGGCACCTGAGGACCCGTTCCCTGCGGCGGTTCATGATTCATGGGAGGCTGTTCTTTGGGTCACCGGTGATGGCAGGGACATTCTTGGTCTAGACATTTCAAAGTTGGCGACAG GCGGTTCTTCTGCTGGTGCAAACTTGGCAGCTATAATGTGTCAACGAGCAGCTGATCGAGGATCCCCCAAGTTCTCcctccaactcctctctGTCCCCGTGATGGACAACACCGCcgacaccaccaacaacgtCTCATGGAAGGAAAACCAATATTCCCCTGCCCTTCCAGCACCGAAAATGCTCTGGTACCGACATCACTACCTCCCCAACAAGGAGGATTGGGCGCATCCCGAAGCTAGTCCAATCTTCTGGAAGGGAGACTTCTCGAGATTGCCGCCTGCTTGTTTTGTCGTCGGTGAACTCGATGTCTTGAGATCGGAGGGCGAGCAGTTTGCGAAGAAGTTGGAAGACGCGGGTGTCAAAGCGGAGTTAAATGTGATGAAGGGTCAGCCCCATCCGTTTATTGCGATGGATGCGGTGCTTGAAGCTGGGTCGAGGGCTATCGCGCTGTTTTGTGATGCGTTGTATAAGACCATGTATGAGAAGTGGTGA